In the Tenrec ecaudatus isolate mTenEca1 chromosome 16, mTenEca1.hap1, whole genome shotgun sequence genome, one interval contains:
- the FAM241B gene encoding protein FAM241B: MVRILANGEIVQDDDPRARTTSTQHSSTPHQGFFNRGRGALLGGPGPRQQQAGARLGATQSPFHDLNRQLMNMGFPQWHLGGHVVEPVTSILLLFLLMMLGVRGLLLVGLVYLVSHLSQR, translated from the exons ATGGTCCGGATTTTGGCCAATGGAGAGATTGTGCAGGACGATGACCCTCGAGCGAGGACCACCTCCACACAGCATAGTAGCACACCTCACCAG GGTTTCTTCAACAGGGGCCGTGGAGCTCTCTTGGGAGGTCCTGGCCCCCGCCAGCAACAGGCAGGGGCCAGGCTGGGAGCGACTCAGTCTCCCTTCCATGACCTCAACCGGCAGCTGATGAACATGGGCTTCCCGCAGTGGCACCTGGGTGGCCACGTCGTGGAGCCGGTGACCTCcatcctgctcctcttcctgcTCATGATGCTCGGTGTCCGAGGGCTCCTGCTGGTGGGGCTCGTCTACCTGGTGTCTCACCTGAGTCAGCGGTGA